One genomic region from Sphingobacterium multivorum encodes:
- a CDS encoding DUF4254 domain-containing protein — MISAIANPIFQRAIQDYHVYDQIDHPIQNPYDKQSLEHLLYLKCWIDTVQWHMEDVVRNPAIEPQEGLYWKRRIDESNQYRTDTVEYIDSYFLQKFQDIQASSTATINTESPAWAIDRLSILALKIYHMEQETLRTDASETHIISCQEKLNVLLEQRKDLSQSIDELMTAIASGDKYMKVYKQMKMYNDPALNPVLYSSGK, encoded by the coding sequence ATGATTAGTGCAATAGCAAATCCAATTTTTCAGCGTGCTATCCAGGATTACCACGTATACGATCAGATTGATCATCCAATCCAAAACCCGTATGACAAACAATCCCTGGAACATCTCCTCTATTTAAAATGCTGGATTGACACTGTACAATGGCATATGGAAGATGTTGTGCGTAATCCCGCTATTGAACCTCAAGAAGGCTTATACTGGAAAAGACGTATTGATGAATCCAATCAGTATCGCACAGATACAGTAGAGTACATTGATAGTTATTTTCTGCAAAAATTTCAAGATATACAGGCGAGTTCTACAGCGACAATCAATACTGAAAGTCCGGCATGGGCTATTGATAGACTTTCCATTCTGGCTCTAAAAATCTACCACATGGAACAGGAAACATTGCGCACAGATGCTTCCGAGACACATATCATTTCCTGCCAGGAAAAACTAAACGTTTTATTGGAACAAAGGAAAGATTTATCCCAAAGTATTGATGAATTGATGACCGCCATCGCATCTGGCGATAAATACATGAAAGTCTATAAACAGATGAAAATGTATAACGATCCGGCATTGAACCCTGTCCTATATTCATCAGGAAAATAA
- a CDS encoding SPFH domain-containing protein, with protein sequence MGLFNLFNNQLSEVIEWKNQDPRLLWYKFPSERNEIKNSSKLILAPGQGCILVYEGKGENLLTEAGTYNLKTDNHPFFTTLARLRQNFESEHKLYIYFFRTAAIVNQSWGTGTPIKYIDPHYNLPIEIGLNGTFSYLIKEPVHFYKNIVANQNTVSTADIQDIINNRIPQQIIAQIAQKKLGYNEIDSQLGLLSNDIKTAVTQDFNDLGLDITDFKILGTQFDANTQRRIGEIADLSTQNQAALQAGLSYVELEKLRALRDAAKNEGGIAGVGAQLGVGMELGKQFDLQKEEIKDHIQQEGDFVEKLQKLQLLLRENIITQEEFDTLKKQILNKI encoded by the coding sequence ATGGGACTATTTAATCTTTTTAACAACCAGCTTTCTGAGGTCATTGAGTGGAAAAACCAGGATCCCCGCTTATTATGGTATAAATTTCCATCTGAAAGGAATGAGATCAAAAATTCCAGTAAACTGATCCTTGCTCCAGGGCAGGGCTGCATCCTCGTCTACGAAGGAAAAGGTGAAAACTTGCTGACCGAGGCAGGTACATACAATCTGAAAACGGACAACCATCCATTCTTTACTACTTTAGCACGTTTGCGGCAAAACTTTGAATCAGAACATAAGCTCTACATTTACTTTTTCCGTACAGCCGCTATTGTCAATCAATCTTGGGGAACGGGAACACCTATTAAATATATCGACCCCCATTACAATTTACCGATAGAAATTGGCTTGAATGGTACGTTCTCTTACCTCATCAAGGAACCGGTACATTTCTATAAAAACATTGTGGCTAATCAAAATACGGTTAGCACAGCTGATATTCAAGACATCATCAATAATCGGATCCCCCAACAAATTATTGCGCAGATTGCACAAAAGAAACTGGGTTACAATGAGATTGACAGTCAACTGGGATTACTTTCCAACGACATCAAGACCGCGGTTACACAAGACTTTAATGATCTTGGCCTCGACATTACGGATTTCAAAATCCTAGGAACTCAATTTGATGCCAATACACAACGAAGAATTGGAGAAATCGCCGATTTAAGCACACAAAATCAAGCAGCACTACAGGCAGGTCTGAGCTATGTTGAATTAGAAAAATTACGGGCACTACGCGACGCAGCTAAAAATGAAGGCGGAATTGCAGGTGTAGGTGCACAACTGGGAGTCGGTATGGAACTCGGAAAGCAATTCGACCTTCAAAAAGAGGAGATCAAAGATCATATTCAGCAAGAGGGTGACTTTGTCGAGAAACTCCAAAAGCTGCAGCTGCTGCTTCGTGAGAATATCATTACCCAAGAAGAATTCGACACATTAAAAAAACAGATTCTCAATAAAATCTAG
- the nuoK gene encoding NADH-quinone oxidoreductase subunit NuoK has translation MITLTHFLVVSACIFCIGLYTVLSKKNAIMILVGIELMINAAILNFVAFGKYDKVSYGGQIFALFAIVLAAAAVAVGLAIVLNGYRHYKTINPDEINQLKDK, from the coding sequence ATGATTACGCTGACGCATTTTTTAGTTGTCAGTGCCTGCATCTTTTGCATTGGCCTCTATACCGTTCTTTCCAAGAAAAATGCAATTATGATTTTGGTCGGTATTGAGTTGATGATCAACGCCGCCATTCTGAACTTTGTTGCTTTTGGAAAATACGACAAGGTCAGTTATGGTGGGCAAATTTTTGCCCTGTTTGCCATCGTTCTCGCAGCGGCTGCAGTTGCCGTTGGATTGGCTATTGTATTAAATGGCTACAGACATTACAAAACCATTAATCCGGATGAGATCAACCAATTAAAAGACAAGTAA
- a CDS encoding NADH-quinone oxidoreductase subunit 5 family protein — protein MDQFVHISPLLTALLTLAAPFVAFLYQAIAGKRDQSGLVSLAAIILSFIAGGLTWFSIWNNPAVSIQVSWFTVGETAFKVGILLNNLSTLMLFLVPTIALPVHIYSRAYMHGDSGIHRYWMYLSLFCFAMLGLVIMDSLLLMYVFWELVGFASYLLIGFWFTRETAVQANKKAFLVNRIGDLGFLIGLAILFTQFKTLNLIDLFGDNGLIYQSTIAQGLWISPVNSLPQIWLTIAGLAFFLAAMAKSAQFPLHVWLPDAMEGPTSVSSLIHAATMVAAGVFLLATVFPLFNESALLFIAIIGTITAASAAYFALGQYDIKRILAFSTISQLGFMMVGIGIGTWDAALFHLTTHAFFKCLLFLSAGAVIHEMAHLKAHSQLDFDPQDLRNMGGLRHYMPKTFVLMCIASLALAGFPLTSGYLSKDSIVISSFEWALSKGNLYLIIPAILILVSILTAFYIGRLLFKAFFGEFRLLKQLQGKLLDHPLHEAPKTMLIPMFVLGLFCLFPVFSFNPFSYHDSWLMDGLLLDEYAFAPSHSAHLIIPAILLLGSVIGWIIGWKWYVQNKYPLNPASQALKAAFNQGYINEFYQAVFVNGTLKLAQFCYWFDRHIVDAFVSFIQFIVLSLSQLSVWIDKYIVDGFVNTVATVAYWTGNQVRLVQNGKIQTALYSVFLLVLLGLIYLIFF, from the coding sequence TTGGATCAATTTGTTCACATATCGCCCCTTCTGACCGCACTGCTTACCTTGGCAGCGCCATTTGTGGCATTCCTATATCAAGCAATAGCAGGTAAACGCGACCAGTCGGGTCTAGTTTCCCTCGCAGCTATCATCCTCAGCTTTATCGCTGGTGGATTGACCTGGTTCTCTATATGGAATAATCCGGCAGTATCAATTCAAGTAAGCTGGTTCACCGTTGGTGAAACAGCATTTAAAGTTGGTATCCTGCTGAACAATTTGAGCACGTTGATGCTTTTTTTGGTACCGACCATTGCCCTACCCGTACATATATACTCCAGAGCCTATATGCATGGCGATTCAGGTATTCACCGTTATTGGATGTATCTCAGCTTATTCTGTTTTGCGATGTTGGGATTGGTTATTATGGATAGCCTCTTATTGATGTATGTTTTTTGGGAATTGGTCGGTTTCGCATCGTATCTCCTCATCGGTTTCTGGTTCACACGTGAAACAGCTGTACAAGCCAATAAAAAAGCATTTTTGGTCAATCGTATCGGCGACCTCGGGTTTTTAATTGGGCTTGCGATCCTATTTACACAGTTCAAAACCCTCAATTTAATCGATCTCTTTGGGGACAATGGCTTAATTTATCAATCCACAATCGCCCAAGGATTATGGATATCTCCAGTCAATAGCTTACCTCAGATTTGGCTTACGATTGCAGGCTTAGCCTTCTTCTTGGCAGCTATGGCTAAATCTGCACAATTTCCATTACATGTATGGCTTCCTGACGCCATGGAAGGTCCTACATCGGTATCCTCGTTGATTCACGCTGCGACCATGGTTGCTGCCGGTGTATTCCTGCTGGCAACTGTATTTCCATTATTTAATGAATCTGCCTTATTATTTATTGCCATCATTGGTACAATAACCGCTGCTTCGGCCGCATACTTCGCGCTTGGCCAATACGACATCAAACGTATTCTTGCTTTTTCGACCATATCGCAGCTTGGTTTTATGATGGTTGGCATTGGCATTGGAACATGGGATGCTGCTTTATTTCATCTGACTACGCATGCCTTCTTTAAGTGTCTATTATTTCTTTCGGCAGGAGCTGTCATTCATGAAATGGCCCATCTCAAAGCACATAGCCAATTGGACTTTGATCCGCAGGATTTACGGAATATGGGAGGACTACGTCACTATATGCCAAAAACCTTCGTGCTGATGTGTATAGCTTCGCTAGCACTTGCAGGCTTCCCATTGACTTCAGGTTATTTATCCAAAGATAGTATTGTTATCTCTTCGTTTGAATGGGCTCTTTCAAAAGGTAACTTATACCTTATCATTCCTGCGATTTTAATTCTAGTAAGTATTTTAACGGCTTTCTACATCGGTCGTTTGCTCTTTAAAGCCTTTTTTGGAGAGTTCAGACTGTTGAAACAGCTTCAGGGCAAACTACTGGATCATCCACTACATGAAGCCCCAAAGACCATGTTGATCCCCATGTTTGTTTTGGGACTATTCTGTCTATTCCCGGTATTCTCATTCAATCCGTTTTCTTATCATGATTCCTGGTTGATGGACGGCCTTTTATTGGATGAATATGCTTTTGCACCAAGCCATAGTGCACACCTTATTATCCCGGCAATACTGCTCCTTGGTTCGGTTATTGGCTGGATCATCGGCTGGAAATGGTATGTACAAAATAAATACCCGTTAAACCCCGCTAGCCAGGCATTAAAAGCCGCTTTCAACCAGGGTTATATCAATGAATTTTACCAAGCAGTCTTTGTAAATGGCACATTAAAATTAGCGCAGTTCTGTTATTGGTTTGACCGTCATATCGTTGACGCTTTCGTTTCTTTCATTCAGTTTATCGTCTTATCCCTCTCTCAGCTAAGTGTGTGGATAGACAAATATATTGTAGATGGTTTTGTTAATACGGTTGCTACTGTAGCCTATTGGACAGGCAATCAAGTTCGCCTGGTCCAAAACGGAAAGATACAGACAGCATTGTATTCCGTCTTTTTATTAGTTTTACTTGGTTTAATTTATCTTATATTCTTTTAG
- a CDS encoding complex I subunit 4 family protein, whose protein sequence is MPILSLLIFLPLLATALILALPTRYKSSYKYIALAFTAIQFVLAGICYVQFDASKTGVQDLAGYQFVEQLSWIRLDLGSIGKLEIDYLIGIDGISMPLLLLSAFVMLMAIGASWNIQKSPKGYFALLMVLNMAVMGIFCALDFFLFYLFYEVMLLPLYFLIGIWGGARREYAAIKFFLYTLFGSVFMLLIIVGLYFSVINPLTGAHTFNMIYMMNPQNYLEGSIFGWEGYQEILGISARLVGFIVLFFAFAIKVPIVPLHTWLPDAHVEAPTPVSIILAGILLKIGGYGIIRICYSIFPDMAALSNWWLGLIGVVSIIYGALNALSQKDLKRMIAYSSVSHMGFVLLGIASLTAEGISGAMFQMISHGFLSAALFFLVGVVYDRVHDRNIYSFRGLAQIMPKYTGYVAVAFFASLGLPGFSAFIGEAFVIIGSFNSASIGTGLPRWMALAGSIGILLSAAYLLWTLQRMFFGQIRLKGGDSWSNALTDVNLREQVILFPTLALALLLGIMPALVFNNLNASVLNLVSFIQQFI, encoded by the coding sequence ATGCCTATTCTATCCTTATTGATATTTTTACCGCTATTGGCTACGGCGCTCATTCTCGCCTTACCAACACGCTATAAATCGAGTTACAAATATATTGCTTTAGCATTCACAGCAATACAGTTTGTACTGGCCGGAATATGTTATGTACAATTTGATGCAAGCAAAACAGGAGTCCAAGATCTGGCGGGCTATCAATTTGTTGAACAGCTTTCCTGGATCCGGTTAGATTTAGGATCTATAGGAAAATTAGAGATTGATTATCTTATTGGTATTGATGGTATCTCCATGCCCTTGTTATTGCTGAGTGCCTTCGTTATGCTGATGGCTATAGGTGCCTCCTGGAATATTCAGAAAAGTCCAAAGGGATACTTTGCCTTGCTCATGGTACTTAATATGGCTGTTATGGGGATTTTCTGCGCATTGGATTTCTTCCTATTCTATTTGTTTTATGAAGTCATGTTACTGCCACTCTACTTCTTGATCGGTATCTGGGGTGGCGCAAGACGCGAATATGCAGCTATAAAATTCTTTTTATATACCCTATTCGGGTCTGTATTTATGTTGTTGATTATCGTCGGATTGTATTTTTCAGTAATCAACCCCTTGACTGGAGCACATACCTTCAACATGATCTATATGATGAATCCACAGAATTATCTTGAGGGTTCTATTTTCGGCTGGGAAGGTTATCAGGAGATTTTGGGCATTTCCGCTCGTCTGGTCGGTTTCATTGTGCTCTTTTTTGCCTTTGCTATTAAAGTACCCATTGTTCCGCTACATACTTGGCTACCGGATGCGCACGTTGAAGCGCCGACACCAGTATCTATTATTCTTGCCGGTATCCTTTTGAAAATAGGTGGTTACGGTATCATCCGTATCTGTTACAGCATCTTTCCCGATATGGCTGCCTTATCCAATTGGTGGCTGGGGTTAATTGGTGTTGTTTCCATTATTTATGGTGCTTTGAATGCCTTATCCCAAAAAGACCTGAAACGAATGATTGCTTATTCATCGGTTTCACATATGGGTTTTGTGCTGCTTGGAATTGCATCGCTGACTGCAGAAGGTATTTCTGGCGCCATGTTTCAGATGATTTCGCATGGATTTTTATCCGCGGCACTCTTTTTCCTTGTTGGTGTGGTTTATGACCGTGTACACGACAGAAATATCTATAGTTTCCGTGGCCTAGCTCAAATTATGCCCAAATACACAGGTTATGTCGCTGTCGCATTTTTTGCGTCCCTAGGCCTGCCCGGCTTTTCAGCCTTTATTGGCGAAGCCTTTGTCATTATCGGCTCCTTCAATTCGGCGAGTATAGGAACTGGATTACCGCGTTGGATGGCACTAGCGGGCTCCATAGGTATCTTATTAAGTGCGGCCTATCTACTTTGGACACTGCAACGCATGTTCTTTGGGCAAATTCGCTTAAAAGGTGGGGACTCCTGGAGTAATGCACTGACAGACGTCAATTTACGCGAACAAGTGATCTTATTTCCTACCCTAGCGCTCGCCCTATTACTTGGAATTATGCCGGCATTAGTGTTTAACAACCTAAACGCCAGTGTTCTGAATCTCGTGAGTTTTATCCAACAATTTATCTAA
- a CDS encoding NADH-quinone oxidoreductase subunit J family protein, which yields METILFYAFATLAIGSALLLVNLKNIARALFLFFIVLFAMAGLYLFALADFVAITQIMVYVGGVLILMLFAFMLSNKELLKDLQDSSGTFLTMPKWQTIPIVLGFLLLMLYGIVEWQQAPPTWWILKAQENRTMIIASDNNIHQIGLRFMTFYVLPFEIISVFLMMALIGASHLSRKERTI from the coding sequence ATGGAAACTATTTTATTCTACGCCTTTGCTACCCTAGCAATCGGTTCAGCACTTTTACTGGTCAATCTTAAAAATATTGCGCGTGCATTGTTCCTGTTTTTTATTGTGTTATTTGCTATGGCAGGACTCTACTTATTTGCTTTAGCCGATTTTGTAGCTATCACACAAATTATGGTGTATGTTGGAGGCGTGCTCATATTGATGTTATTTGCCTTTATGCTCTCCAACAAAGAACTCCTGAAAGACCTTCAGGATAGCAGCGGTACATTCTTAACCATGCCTAAGTGGCAGACGATTCCCATCGTGCTTGGCTTCCTATTGCTTATGCTATACGGCATTGTTGAATGGCAACAGGCTCCTCCAACATGGTGGATCTTAAAAGCCCAGGAAAATAGGACCATGATTATCGCATCAGATAATAACATTCATCAGATTGGGTTACGTTTTATGACCTTTTACGTTTTACCATTTGAAATTATATCCGTGTTTTTGATGATGGCCTTAATCGGAGCCTCACATCTATCGAGAAAGGAGCGTACAATATGA
- a CDS encoding NuoI/complex I 23 kDa subunit family protein — protein MIFKTASHAFRTAIKGLSLTVKHLFGARRSRTELNIKKDNYFDQQEGIVTVQYPREKMPIPEVARYQLQVDIEDCIVCDLCAKACPVDCIEIEAIKSPEAIGKTSDGSVKRLYPAKFNIDMAKCMYCGLCTVVCPTECITMTNEYDRSSQKLTDLIYGFSDMTDSEVAQRKAEWTKFQAEKEAAKQK, from the coding sequence ATGATATTTAAAACAGCTTCGCATGCATTTCGTACGGCAATCAAGGGTTTATCTTTGACTGTTAAGCACTTGTTTGGTGCCCGACGTTCGCGAACAGAATTGAATATCAAGAAAGACAATTACTTTGATCAACAAGAAGGTATTGTCACCGTACAATACCCGCGTGAAAAAATGCCAATCCCCGAAGTTGCCCGCTATCAATTGCAAGTCGATATCGAGGACTGTATTGTATGTGATCTATGCGCAAAGGCTTGTCCTGTCGACTGCATCGAAATCGAAGCCATCAAATCACCGGAAGCGATTGGAAAAACTTCCGATGGAAGTGTAAAAAGACTATATCCGGCCAAATTCAATATTGATATGGCCAAATGTATGTACTGTGGACTTTGTACTGTGGTATGTCCGACGGAATGTATTACCATGACCAATGAATATGACCGCAGTTCTCAAAAACTGACCGATCTTATCTATGGTTTTTCAGATATGACCGATAGTGAGGTCGCACAGCGCAAAGCAGAGTGGACCAAGTTTCAAGCTGAAAAGGAGGCAGCAAAGCAAAAATAA
- a CDS encoding citrate synthase — protein MSDKASINLDGTSYDLPVIVGTENEKAVDISKLRDLSGFITLDPGYKNTGATKSAITFLDGEKGILRYRGYPIEQLAEKSTFLEVAYLLIYGELPKKEVLEKFRADIKKQMMIHEDMKNFFAGFPSKSHPMGQLSCLVGALSAFYPESLNPNLTDEEEDQTIINLLAKMPTIVSWIQKKSLGHPVVYPKNNLGYIDNFLNMLFGEVNDEKTFDPVVIDAMHKLLILHADHEQNCSTSTVRIVGSSNANLYASVASGINALWGPLHGGANQAVIEMLEAIKNDGGDAEKYLAKAKDKNDPFRLMGFGHRVYKNFDPRAKIIKKACDDILEKLGVQDPVLDIAKRLEEAALNDQYFIDRKLYPNVDFYSGIIYRALGFKADMFTVLFALGRLPGWIAQWKEMRENKEPIGRPRQVYVGHTERDYVEFSNR, from the coding sequence ATGTCAGATAAAGCATCTATAAATTTAGACGGCACTTCGTATGACCTTCCGGTCATTGTCGGTACTGAAAATGAAAAAGCAGTTGATATTTCCAAATTAAGAGATCTAAGCGGATTTATTACGTTAGACCCAGGATACAAAAATACAGGTGCAACGAAAAGTGCGATTACTTTCCTTGACGGTGAAAAAGGCATATTGAGATATAGAGGATATCCAATTGAACAATTGGCGGAGAAATCGACTTTCTTGGAAGTTGCTTATTTGTTGATTTATGGAGAACTTCCTAAAAAAGAGGTATTGGAGAAATTCAGAGCTGACATCAAAAAGCAAATGATGATTCACGAAGACATGAAAAACTTCTTCGCTGGATTCCCATCCAAATCTCACCCAATGGGCCAGCTTTCGTGTTTAGTAGGCGCATTATCGGCATTTTACCCAGAATCTTTAAATCCAAACTTAACTGACGAAGAAGAGGATCAAACGATCATCAATCTTTTGGCAAAAATGCCTACGATCGTTTCCTGGATTCAAAAGAAATCGTTGGGTCATCCTGTCGTTTATCCAAAAAACAACCTTGGTTACATTGACAACTTCTTAAACATGCTGTTTGGAGAAGTGAATGATGAAAAAACATTCGATCCTGTGGTGATTGATGCCATGCACAAATTGTTGATTTTACATGCTGATCATGAGCAAAACTGTTCGACATCTACTGTTCGCATCGTTGGTTCATCCAATGCAAACCTTTATGCATCTGTTGCATCGGGTATCAATGCATTATGGGGACCATTACATGGTGGTGCAAACCAAGCTGTAATCGAGATGTTAGAAGCCATTAAAAATGATGGTGGTGATGCTGAAAAATATCTTGCTAAAGCAAAAGACAAAAACGACCCTTTCCGTCTGATGGGATTCGGTCACCGCGTTTACAAAAACTTCGACCCTCGCGCTAAGATCATCAAAAAAGCATGTGACGACATCTTGGAAAAATTAGGCGTTCAAGATCCGGTATTGGATATCGCTAAAAGACTCGAAGAAGCAGCATTGAATGACCAATACTTCATCGACAGAAAACTTTATCCGAATGTTGACTTTTATTCAGGTATCATCTACCGTGCATTAGGTTTCAAAGCAGATATGTTTACCGTATTATTTGCTTTAGGCCGTCTACCAGGATGGATTGCACAATGGAAAGAAATGCGTGAAAACAAAGAGCCTATCGGTCGTCCTAGACAAGTATACGTTGGCCACACAGAACGCGACTACGTTGAATTTTCAAATCGTTAA
- a CDS encoding NADH-quinone oxidoreductase subunit N, with product MPAFSPYISSFIDQIIVSVPYFKPELTLIVTFIGTILASLFIDRHWKNTSFAITLIGLLLSGCYLVGQGLSKIEVTGFFDMIHIDAFAVAARLIMLLSTILICIFIQQRQQDRPLGDLYAVLLTATLGLNLLTMTSNWLMIFIAVETVSISSYIMVGYFSSTKVQSEAALKYVLFGSICAAVMLYGLSLLYGFTGNLNFDAPSHIAGLMEAPQIMISIALLFLLTGIGFKLSFFPFHVWSPDVYQGAPTVITTYLATVPKIAVVVLLSKIFSAWLNVSFYFSDFLTYVIIAIAIATMLIGNLAALRQQDAKRMMAYSSIGHTGILLMAVLVYQNKESNVLLFYLSIYALMNIAVFIFIDALEASLGNTTIESYRGLGKQFPLLFTSFSIVLIALVGLPPTAGFVGKLLVFSKVFEQYQNFQSFSLLALLLVGALTSVISLFYYFKIPLNAFLRENTGSPAVKFNVLLLCIGILCTVAVLILGIFPDLLLSAF from the coding sequence ATGCCCGCATTCAGTCCATATATCAGTTCTTTCATCGATCAGATTATCGTAAGCGTTCCTTATTTTAAGCCCGAACTGACATTGATCGTCACTTTTATTGGTACTATCCTCGCTAGCCTGTTTATTGACAGACACTGGAAGAATACCTCTTTTGCCATTACCCTCATTGGGTTATTGCTCAGTGGTTGTTACCTTGTGGGACAGGGACTCAGTAAGATCGAGGTAACAGGCTTCTTTGATATGATCCATATTGATGCATTTGCTGTAGCTGCACGTTTGATTATGCTGTTGTCGACAATCCTCATCTGTATCTTTATCCAACAACGCCAGCAAGACCGTCCCTTAGGCGACCTATACGCTGTGCTACTGACCGCAACCCTTGGCCTGAACCTGCTGACGATGACGAGTAACTGGCTGATGATCTTTATCGCTGTGGAGACTGTTTCGATCAGCTCCTATATTATGGTTGGCTATTTTTCTTCCACAAAGGTTCAATCGGAAGCTGCTTTAAAATATGTCCTGTTCGGATCCATCTGTGCCGCCGTTATGCTCTATGGCTTGTCTTTACTATACGGTTTCACGGGAAACCTGAATTTTGACGCTCCAAGCCACATTGCCGGCTTGATGGAAGCACCCCAGATCATGATCAGCATTGCTTTATTATTTTTGCTGACAGGTATTGGTTTCAAACTGAGTTTTTTTCCCTTTCATGTTTGGAGCCCGGATGTTTATCAAGGTGCCCCAACAGTGATTACCACCTATCTTGCTACAGTACCCAAAATTGCGGTCGTTGTTCTTTTGTCCAAGATATTCTCCGCATGGCTCAATGTTTCTTTTTATTTCAGTGATTTTCTGACTTATGTGATTATTGCGATCGCCATTGCAACTATGCTGATTGGTAATTTAGCCGCTTTGCGTCAACAGGATGCCAAAAGGATGATGGCCTACTCTTCCATCGGGCATACGGGTATACTCCTTATGGCTGTATTGGTTTATCAAAATAAGGAGTCAAATGTGCTCTTATTTTACCTTTCCATATACGCCCTGATGAACATTGCGGTCTTTATCTTTATTGATGCCTTGGAAGCTAGTTTAGGAAATACCACAATTGAATCTTATCGTGGCTTAGGAAAGCAATTCCCCCTGTTGTTCACCTCCTTTTCGATTGTTTTAATCGCTTTGGTCGGCCTACCTCCTACTGCAGGTTTTGTTGGAAAACTTTTGGTCTTTTCCAAAGTGTTCGAACAATACCAAAACTTCCAATCCTTCAGTTTGTTGGCATTACTCCTAGTTGGCGCATTGACATCTGTCATCTCCCTATTTTATTATTTTAAGATACCGCTGAATGCGTTTTTAAGAGAAAATACAGGATCTCCAGCTGTTAAATTCAATGTGCTACTCTTGTGTATTGGAATCTTATGTACCGTCGCGGTGTTGATCTTAGGTATCTTTCCCGATTTATTACTTTCGGCATTCTAG
- the nuoH gene encoding NADH-quinone oxidoreductase subunit NuoH, producing MLETILHILVPIAIFTFIAAFTLFAVYAERKIAGFVQDRLGPMETGKYGSLQTIADILKLLQKELITPSSADKILFRVAPIVIFVAVFTGFAVIPWAKDFIPADTHTDLFFIMAIISIDALGILMAGWGSNNKYSLLGSMRAIAQMVSYEIPVGLSLIAVVMLTQTLNLNEIAIGQGILTHGSIKFFGFWEVNEIGGLFAWNIFQAPHLIITYIIFFIATLAECNRAPFDIPEAESELVGGFHTEYGGIQFAFIFLAEYAMMFLVSMLGVVLFLGAWNTPLPNIGAIRLADWTTGLVWGIFWTLAKSLFIVGIQMWIRWTLPRLRADQLMSLCWKVLTPLAFLCMAISAIWRILVIA from the coding sequence TTGTTAGAAACAATACTACATATCTTGGTTCCCATTGCTATTTTCACTTTTATAGCAGCCTTTACCTTATTTGCAGTATATGCCGAGCGTAAGATCGCGGGATTTGTACAAGATCGTCTAGGACCGATGGAAACAGGAAAGTATGGCAGTCTCCAAACGATTGCCGACATTCTCAAATTATTACAAAAAGAATTAATCACCCCCTCATCGGCCGATAAAATACTCTTTAGAGTTGCTCCTATCGTTATTTTCGTTGCTGTATTTACAGGTTTTGCCGTTATTCCCTGGGCCAAAGATTTTATCCCGGCGGATACACATACAGACTTGTTCTTTATTATGGCCATCATCTCCATTGATGCTTTGGGCATTTTAATGGCAGGTTGGGGATCTAACAACAAATATTCTTTATTGGGTTCCATGCGTGCCATTGCACAGATGGTGTCCTATGAAATACCGGTAGGCCTTTCGCTGATTGCTGTAGTGATGCTAACCCAAACCCTAAATTTGAATGAAATCGCCATTGGACAAGGAATTCTAACTCATGGAAGCATTAAATTCTTTGGTTTTTGGGAAGTCAATGAGATCGGAGGCCTTTTCGCCTGGAACATCTTTCAGGCCCCACATTTGATTATTACCTACATCATATTCTTTATTGCTACCCTTGCCGAGTGTAATCGTGCACCCTTTGATATCCCGGAAGCCGAATCTGAGTTAGTTGGCGGTTTCCATACAGAATATGGGGGCATACAATTTGCCTTTATCTTTTTGGCAGAGTATGCCATGATGTTTTTGGTATCGATGTTGGGAGTTGTTCTCTTCTTAGGCGCTTGGAATACACCATTACCAAACATAGGTGCAATACGTTTGGCCGATTGGACCACGGGTTTAGTGTGGGGAATATTTTGGACATTAGCCAAATCATTATTTATTGTTGGTATCCAAATGTGGATTCGATGGACATTACCACGGTTACGTGCAGACCAGCTGATGAGTTTATGTTGGAAAGTATTGACACCGCTGGCTTTTCTTTGTATGGCCATCTCTGCAATTTGGCGAATTTTAGTTATAGCATAG